In a genomic window of Anoxybacter fermentans:
- a CDS encoding DUF554 domain-containing protein has product MIGTIVNAVAIIIGGLIGTILGHRFPDKIKNTVMQGLGLTILLVGSQMALRSKNILLVIFNIVIGGIIGEWIDIEKYLHRFGSWIESKFQNNKGNIANAFVRTSLIYCVGAMAIMGAIQDGLNNDPSTLFAKAMIDGFTAIAFAATMGFGVILSAIPVFIYQGAITIMASWIEVLVTSTTITEMTATGGLIVIGIGLNILEITKIKVGNLLPAIFIVVPLAYFFT; this is encoded by the coding sequence ATGATTGGAACCATAGTTAATGCTGTTGCTATCATAATAGGAGGTCTAATAGGAACCATTTTGGGACACCGTTTTCCAGATAAGATTAAAAATACTGTAATGCAGGGATTGGGATTAACAATACTTTTGGTTGGAAGCCAAATGGCTCTTAGATCAAAGAATATATTACTGGTCATTTTCAATATAGTAATTGGAGGTATTATTGGTGAGTGGATTGATATTGAAAAATACCTTCATAGATTTGGCAGTTGGATAGAAAGCAAATTTCAAAATAATAAAGGGAATATTGCGAATGCGTTTGTACGGACCAGTTTGATTTATTGTGTTGGTGCAATGGCAATAATGGGAGCCATTCAGGATGGTTTGAATAATGATCCATCTACTCTTTTTGCCAAGGCAATGATTGATGGTTTTACAGCTATTGCTTTTGCTGCAACTATGGGGTTTGGAGTAATCCTGTCTGCAATCCCAGTTTTTATTTATCAAGGAGCAATAACTATAATGGCCAGTTGGATTGAAGTATTAGTAACTTCAACAACAATTACTGAAATGACTGCTACTGGAGGACTCATAGTTATAGGTATTGGTTTGAATATTTTAGAGATTACTAAAATAAAAGTAGGTAACTTATTACCAGCTATTTTTATTGTTGTTCCATTAGCTTATTTCTTTACATAA